One Bos taurus isolate L1 Dominette 01449 registration number 42190680 breed Hereford chromosome 3, ARS-UCD2.0, whole genome shotgun sequence DNA window includes the following coding sequences:
- the IPO13 gene encoding importin-13 isoform X1: MERREEQPGAAGAGAAPALDFTVENVEKALHQLYYDPNIENKNLAQKWLMQAQASPQAWHFSWQLLQPDKVPEIQYFGASALHIKISRYWSDIPTDQYESLKAQLFTQITRFASGSKIVLTRLCVALASLALSMMPDAWPCAVADMVRLFQAEDSPVDSQGRCLALLELLTVLPEEFQTSRLPQYRKSLVRTSLAVECGAVFPLLEQLLQQPSSPSCVRQKVLKCFSSWVQLEVPLQDCEALIQAAFAALQDSELFDSSVEAIVNAISQPDAQRYVNTLLKLIPLVLGLQDQLRQAVQNGDMETSHGICRIAVALGENHSRALLDQVEHWQSFLALVNMIMFCTGIPGHFPVNETTSSLTLTFWYTLQDDILSFEAEKQAVYQQVYRPVYFQLVDVLLHKAQFPSDEEYGFWSSDEKEQFRIYRVDISDTLMYVYEMLGAELLSNLYDKLGRLLTSSEEPYSWQHTEALLYGFQSIAETIDVNYSDVVPGLIGLIPRISISNVQLADTVMFTIGNPELSISSVSTLKKICRECKYDLPPYAANIVAVSQDVLMKQIHKTSQCMWLMQALGFLLSALQVEEILKNLHSLISPYIQQLEKLAEEIPNPSNKLAIVHILGLLSNLFTTLDVSHHEDDHEGSELRKLPVPQGPNPVVVVLQQVFQLIQKVLSKWLNDAQVVEAVCAIFEKSVKTLLDDFAPMVPQLCEMLGRMYSTIPQASALDLTRQLVHIFAHEPAHFPPIEALFLLVTSVTLTLFQQGPRDHPDIVDSFMQLLAQALKRKPDLFLCERLDVKAVFQCAVLALKFPEAPTVKASCGFFTELLPRCGEVEPVGKVVQEDGRMLLIAVLEAIGGQASRSLMDCFADILFALNKHCFSLLSVWIKEALQAPGFPSARLSPEQKDTFSQQILRERVNKRRVKEMVKEFTLLCRGLHGTDYTADY; encoded by the exons ATGGAGCGGCGGGAGGAGCAGCCGGGGGCTGCAGGGGCTGGAGCAGCACCAGCCTTGGACTTCACGGTGGAGAACGTGGAGAAG GCGCTGCACCAGCTCTACTATGACCCCAACATTGAGAACAAGAACCTGGCTCAAAAGTGGCTGATGCAGGCCCAGGCGTCCCCTCAGGCCTGGCACTTCAGCTGGCAGCTCCTGCAGCCGGACAAGGTGCCTGAGATCCAGTACTTTGGGGCCAGTGCCCTACACATCAAGATCTCTCGCTACTGGAGTGACATCCCTACTGACCAGTATGAGAGCCTAAAGGCACAGCTCTTCACCCAGATCACCCGCTTTGCCAGTGGCTCCAAGATTGTGCTGACTCGGCTGTGCGTGGCACTGGCCTCACTGGCTCTCAGCATGATGCCCGACGCTTGGCCATGTGCTGTGGCAGATATGGTACGGCTGTTCCAGGCCGAGGACTCACCGGTGGATAGCCAGGGCCGCTGCCTGGCCCTGCTGGAGCTGCTGACAGTGCTGCCCGAGGAGTTCCAGACCAGCCGCCTGCCCCAGTATCGCAAAAGCCTGGTGCGGACCAGCCTGGCAGTGGAGTGTGGGGCTGTCTTCCCACTGCTGGAGCAGCTGCTGCAGCAGCCCAGCTCACCCAGCTGTGTGCGTCAGAAGGTGCTCAAGTGCTTTTCCAGCTGGGTGCAGCTGGAGGTACCGCTGCAAGACTGCGAGGCGCTCATTCAGGCTGCCTTCGCGGCTCTGCAGGACTCAGAGCTCTTTGACAGCAGTGTGGAGGCCATTGTCAATGCCATCTCACAGCCTGATGCCCAGAG GTATGTGAACACACTCCTGAAACTCATCCCACTGGTGCTGGGACTGCAGGATCAACTGCGACAGGCAGTACAGAATGGGGACATGGAGACCTCCCACGGCATCTGTCGCATTGCTGTGGCTCTGGGCGAGAACCACTCCCG GGCCTTGCTGGACCAAGTGGAGCACTGGCAGAGCTTCCTGGCCCTCGTCAACATGATCATGTTCTGCACGGGCATCCCTGGCCACTTCCCTGTCAACGAGACCACCAGCTCCCTGACCCTCACCTTCTGGTACACACTGCAG GATGACATTCTGTCCTTTGAGGCAGAGAAACAGGCTGTGTACCAGCAGGTGTACCGGCCAGTCTACTTCCAGCTGGTGGATGTGCTTCTGCACAAGGCCCAGTTCCCTTCTGATGAAGAATATGGATTCTGGTCCTCAGATGAGAAGGAGCAGTTCCGAATTTACAG GGTGGACATCTCAGACACGCTCATGTATGTCTATGAGATGCTGGGGGCCGAGCTCCTCAGCAACCTCTATGACAAGCTGGGTCGTTTGCTCACCAGCTCAGAGGAGCCCTACTCCTGGCAG CACACAGAGGCCCTGCTCTATGGCTTCCAGTCCATCGCAGAGACCATTGATGTCAACTACTCCGACGTGGTGCCCGGGCTCATCGGCCTCATCCCGCGGATCAGCATCAGCAACGTGCAGCTGGCGGACACCGTCATGTTCACCATTG GCAATCCCGAGCTCTCTATCTCTTCTGTGTCCACCCTCAAGAAGATCTGCCGAGAGTGCAAGTATGACCTGCCGCCCTACGCTGCCAACATCGTGGCTGTCTCCCAG GATGTGCTGATGAAACAGATCCATAAG ACGAGCCAGTGCATGTGGCTGATGCAGGCACTGGGCTTCTTGCTGTCGGCCTTGCAAGTGGAGGAGATCCTTAAAAACCTGCACTCGCTCATCTCACCATATATCCAGCAGCTGGAGAAGCTGGCAGAAGAGATC CCTAATCCTTCCAACAAGCTGGCCATTGTCCACATCTTGGGGCTTCTCTCCAACCTCTTCACCACACTGGACGTCAGTCATCATGAGGATGATCATGAAGGCTCTGAGCTCCGGAAGCTGCCAGTGCCACAGGGACCCAACCCC GTGGTGGTGGTACTGCAGCAGGTCTTCCAGCTTATCCAGAAGGTGCTGAGCAAATGGCTGAATGATGCCCAGGTGGTAGAG GCGGTGTGCGCTATCTTTGAGAAGTCCGTTAAGACGCTGCTGGATGACTTTGCCCCCATGGTGCCACAGCTGTGTGAGATGCTGGGGCGGATGTACAGCACCATCCCCCAGGCCTCTGCTCTTGACCTCACTCGACAG CTGGTCCACATCTTTGCTCATGAGCCTGCCCACTTTCCCCCCATCGAGGCCCTCTTCCTGCTCGTCACCTCCGTCACACTCACCCTCTTCCAGCAAG gGCCCAGGGATCATCCTGATATTGTTGATTCATTTATGCAACTCCTGGCACAG GCTCTGAAGCGGAAGCCAGATTTGTTCCTGTGTGAACGACTGGATGTCAAAGCTGTGTTCCAGTGTG CTGTGCTGGCCCTCAAGTTCCCCGAAGCACCTACTGTCAAGGCCTCTTGTGGCTTCTTT ACAGAGCTGCTGCCTCGGTGTGGGGAAGTAGAACCTGTGGGAAAGGTGGTACAGGAGGATGGCCGGATGCTGCTCATAGCAGTGCTGGAG GCCATTGGGGGCCAGGCCTCccgcagcctcatggactgcttTGCCGACATCCTATTTGCTCTGAACAAACACTGCTTCAGCCTCCTGAGCGTGTGGATCAAGGAGGCGCTTCAGGCACCTGGCTTTCCCTCTGCCCGCCTCAGCCCCGAACAGAAGGACACCTTCAGCCAACAGATCCTTCG CGAGCGAGTAAACAAGAGGCGGGTgaaggagatggtgaaagaatTCACACTGCTGTGCCGGGGGCTACATGGCACAGATTACACAGCTGACTACTGA
- the IPO13 gene encoding importin-13, with the protein MERREEQPGAAGAGAAPALDFTVENVEKALHQLYYDPNIENKNLAQKWLMQAQASPQAWHFSWQLLQPDKVPEIQYFGASALHIKISRYWSDIPTDQYESLKAQLFTQITRFASGSKIVLTRLCVALASLALSMMPDAWPCAVADMVRLFQAEDSPVDSQGRCLALLELLTVLPEEFQTSRLPQYRKSLVRTSLAVECGAVFPLLEQLLQQPSSPSCVRQKVLKCFSSWVQLEVPLQDCEALIQAAFAALQDSELFDSSVEAIVNAISQPDAQRYVNTLLKLIPLVLGLQDQLRQAVQNGDMETSHGICRIAVALGENHSRALLDQVEHWQSFLALVNMIMFCTGIPGHFPVNETTSSLTLTFWYTLQDDILSFEAEKQAVYQQVYRPVYFQLVDVLLHKAQFPSDEEYGFWSSDEKEQFRIYRVDISDTLMYVYEMLGAELLSNLYDKLGRLLTSSEEPYSWQHTEALLYGFQSIAETIDVNYSDVVPGLIGLIPRISISNVQLADTVMFTIGALSEWLADHPVMINSVLPLVLHALGNPELSISSVSTLKKICRECKYDLPPYAANIVAVSQDVLMKQIHKTSQCMWLMQALGFLLSALQVEEILKNLHSLISPYIQQLEKLAEEIPNPSNKLAIVHILGLLSNLFTTLDVSHHEDDHEGSELRKLPVPQGPNPVVVVLQQVFQLIQKVLSKWLNDAQVVEAVCAIFEKSVKTLLDDFAPMVPQLCEMLGRMYSTIPQASALDLTRQLVHIFAHEPAHFPPIEALFLLVTSVTLTLFQQGPRDHPDIVDSFMQLLAQALKRKPDLFLCERLDVKAVFQCAVLALKFPEAPTVKASCGFFTELLPRCGEVEPVGKVVQEDGRMLLIAVLEAIGGQASRSLMDCFADILFALNKHCFSLLSVWIKEALQAPGFPSARLSPEQKDTFSQQILRERVNKRRVKEMVKEFTLLCRGLHGTDYTADY; encoded by the exons ATGGAGCGGCGGGAGGAGCAGCCGGGGGCTGCAGGGGCTGGAGCAGCACCAGCCTTGGACTTCACGGTGGAGAACGTGGAGAAG GCGCTGCACCAGCTCTACTATGACCCCAACATTGAGAACAAGAACCTGGCTCAAAAGTGGCTGATGCAGGCCCAGGCGTCCCCTCAGGCCTGGCACTTCAGCTGGCAGCTCCTGCAGCCGGACAAGGTGCCTGAGATCCAGTACTTTGGGGCCAGTGCCCTACACATCAAGATCTCTCGCTACTGGAGTGACATCCCTACTGACCAGTATGAGAGCCTAAAGGCACAGCTCTTCACCCAGATCACCCGCTTTGCCAGTGGCTCCAAGATTGTGCTGACTCGGCTGTGCGTGGCACTGGCCTCACTGGCTCTCAGCATGATGCCCGACGCTTGGCCATGTGCTGTGGCAGATATGGTACGGCTGTTCCAGGCCGAGGACTCACCGGTGGATAGCCAGGGCCGCTGCCTGGCCCTGCTGGAGCTGCTGACAGTGCTGCCCGAGGAGTTCCAGACCAGCCGCCTGCCCCAGTATCGCAAAAGCCTGGTGCGGACCAGCCTGGCAGTGGAGTGTGGGGCTGTCTTCCCACTGCTGGAGCAGCTGCTGCAGCAGCCCAGCTCACCCAGCTGTGTGCGTCAGAAGGTGCTCAAGTGCTTTTCCAGCTGGGTGCAGCTGGAGGTACCGCTGCAAGACTGCGAGGCGCTCATTCAGGCTGCCTTCGCGGCTCTGCAGGACTCAGAGCTCTTTGACAGCAGTGTGGAGGCCATTGTCAATGCCATCTCACAGCCTGATGCCCAGAG GTATGTGAACACACTCCTGAAACTCATCCCACTGGTGCTGGGACTGCAGGATCAACTGCGACAGGCAGTACAGAATGGGGACATGGAGACCTCCCACGGCATCTGTCGCATTGCTGTGGCTCTGGGCGAGAACCACTCCCG GGCCTTGCTGGACCAAGTGGAGCACTGGCAGAGCTTCCTGGCCCTCGTCAACATGATCATGTTCTGCACGGGCATCCCTGGCCACTTCCCTGTCAACGAGACCACCAGCTCCCTGACCCTCACCTTCTGGTACACACTGCAG GATGACATTCTGTCCTTTGAGGCAGAGAAACAGGCTGTGTACCAGCAGGTGTACCGGCCAGTCTACTTCCAGCTGGTGGATGTGCTTCTGCACAAGGCCCAGTTCCCTTCTGATGAAGAATATGGATTCTGGTCCTCAGATGAGAAGGAGCAGTTCCGAATTTACAG GGTGGACATCTCAGACACGCTCATGTATGTCTATGAGATGCTGGGGGCCGAGCTCCTCAGCAACCTCTATGACAAGCTGGGTCGTTTGCTCACCAGCTCAGAGGAGCCCTACTCCTGGCAG CACACAGAGGCCCTGCTCTATGGCTTCCAGTCCATCGCAGAGACCATTGATGTCAACTACTCCGACGTGGTGCCCGGGCTCATCGGCCTCATCCCGCGGATCAGCATCAGCAACGTGCAGCTGGCGGACACCGTCATGTTCACCATTG gAGCTCTGTCTGAGTGGCTGGCTGACCACCCCGTCATGATCAACAGCGTTCTACCCCTTGTGCTGCACGCCTTAGGCAATCCCGAGCTCTCTATCTCTTCTGTGTCCACCCTCAAGAAGATCTGCCGAGAGTGCAAGTATGACCTGCCGCCCTACGCTGCCAACATCGTGGCTGTCTCCCAG GATGTGCTGATGAAACAGATCCATAAG ACGAGCCAGTGCATGTGGCTGATGCAGGCACTGGGCTTCTTGCTGTCGGCCTTGCAAGTGGAGGAGATCCTTAAAAACCTGCACTCGCTCATCTCACCATATATCCAGCAGCTGGAGAAGCTGGCAGAAGAGATC CCTAATCCTTCCAACAAGCTGGCCATTGTCCACATCTTGGGGCTTCTCTCCAACCTCTTCACCACACTGGACGTCAGTCATCATGAGGATGATCATGAAGGCTCTGAGCTCCGGAAGCTGCCAGTGCCACAGGGACCCAACCCC GTGGTGGTGGTACTGCAGCAGGTCTTCCAGCTTATCCAGAAGGTGCTGAGCAAATGGCTGAATGATGCCCAGGTGGTAGAG GCGGTGTGCGCTATCTTTGAGAAGTCCGTTAAGACGCTGCTGGATGACTTTGCCCCCATGGTGCCACAGCTGTGTGAGATGCTGGGGCGGATGTACAGCACCATCCCCCAGGCCTCTGCTCTTGACCTCACTCGACAG CTGGTCCACATCTTTGCTCATGAGCCTGCCCACTTTCCCCCCATCGAGGCCCTCTTCCTGCTCGTCACCTCCGTCACACTCACCCTCTTCCAGCAAG gGCCCAGGGATCATCCTGATATTGTTGATTCATTTATGCAACTCCTGGCACAG GCTCTGAAGCGGAAGCCAGATTTGTTCCTGTGTGAACGACTGGATGTCAAAGCTGTGTTCCAGTGTG CTGTGCTGGCCCTCAAGTTCCCCGAAGCACCTACTGTCAAGGCCTCTTGTGGCTTCTTT ACAGAGCTGCTGCCTCGGTGTGGGGAAGTAGAACCTGTGGGAAAGGTGGTACAGGAGGATGGCCGGATGCTGCTCATAGCAGTGCTGGAG GCCATTGGGGGCCAGGCCTCccgcagcctcatggactgcttTGCCGACATCCTATTTGCTCTGAACAAACACTGCTTCAGCCTCCTGAGCGTGTGGATCAAGGAGGCGCTTCAGGCACCTGGCTTTCCCTCTGCCCGCCTCAGCCCCGAACAGAAGGACACCTTCAGCCAACAGATCCTTCG CGAGCGAGTAAACAAGAGGCGGGTgaaggagatggtgaaagaatTCACACTGCTGTGCCGGGGGCTACATGGCACAGATTACACAGCTGACTACTGA
- the IPO13 gene encoding importin-13 isoform X3 — MERREEQPGAAGAGAAPALDFTVENVEKALHQLYYDPNIENKNLAQKWLMQAQASPQAWHFSWQLLQPDKVPEIQYFGASALHIKISRYWSDIPTDQYESLKAQLFTQITRFASGSKIVLTRLCVALASLALSMMPDAWPCAVADMVRLFQAEDSPVDSQGRCLALLELLTVLPEEFQTSRLPQYRKSLVRTSLAVECGAVFPLLEQLLQQPSSPSCVRQKVLKCFSSWVQLEVPLQDCEALIQAAFAALQDSELFDSSVEAIVNAISQPDAQRYVNTLLKLIPLVLGLQDQLRQAVQNGDMETSHGICRIAVALGENHSRALLDQVEHWQSFLALVNMIMFCTGIPGHFPVNETTSSLTLTFWYTLQDDILSFEAEKQAVYQQVYRPVYFQLVDVLLHKAQFPSDEEYGFWSSDEKEQFRIYRVDISDTLMYVYEMLGAELLSNLYDKLGRLLTSSEEPYSWQHTEALLYGFQSIAETIDVNYSDVVPGLIGLIPRISISNVQLADTVMFTIGALSEWLADHPVMINSVLPLVLHALGNPELSISSVSTLKKICRECKYDLPPYAANIVAVSQDVLMKQIHKTSQCMWLMQALGFLLSALQVEEILKNLHSLISPYIQQLEKLAEEIPNPSNKLAIVHILGLLSNLFTTLDVSHHEDDHEGSELRKLPVPQGPNPVVVVLQQVFQLIQKVLSKWLNDAQVVEAVCAIFEKSVKTLLDDFAPMVPQLCEMLGRMYSTIPQASALDLTRQLVHIFAHEPAHFPPIEALFLLVTSVTLTLFQQGSEAEARFVPV, encoded by the exons ATGGAGCGGCGGGAGGAGCAGCCGGGGGCTGCAGGGGCTGGAGCAGCACCAGCCTTGGACTTCACGGTGGAGAACGTGGAGAAG GCGCTGCACCAGCTCTACTATGACCCCAACATTGAGAACAAGAACCTGGCTCAAAAGTGGCTGATGCAGGCCCAGGCGTCCCCTCAGGCCTGGCACTTCAGCTGGCAGCTCCTGCAGCCGGACAAGGTGCCTGAGATCCAGTACTTTGGGGCCAGTGCCCTACACATCAAGATCTCTCGCTACTGGAGTGACATCCCTACTGACCAGTATGAGAGCCTAAAGGCACAGCTCTTCACCCAGATCACCCGCTTTGCCAGTGGCTCCAAGATTGTGCTGACTCGGCTGTGCGTGGCACTGGCCTCACTGGCTCTCAGCATGATGCCCGACGCTTGGCCATGTGCTGTGGCAGATATGGTACGGCTGTTCCAGGCCGAGGACTCACCGGTGGATAGCCAGGGCCGCTGCCTGGCCCTGCTGGAGCTGCTGACAGTGCTGCCCGAGGAGTTCCAGACCAGCCGCCTGCCCCAGTATCGCAAAAGCCTGGTGCGGACCAGCCTGGCAGTGGAGTGTGGGGCTGTCTTCCCACTGCTGGAGCAGCTGCTGCAGCAGCCCAGCTCACCCAGCTGTGTGCGTCAGAAGGTGCTCAAGTGCTTTTCCAGCTGGGTGCAGCTGGAGGTACCGCTGCAAGACTGCGAGGCGCTCATTCAGGCTGCCTTCGCGGCTCTGCAGGACTCAGAGCTCTTTGACAGCAGTGTGGAGGCCATTGTCAATGCCATCTCACAGCCTGATGCCCAGAG GTATGTGAACACACTCCTGAAACTCATCCCACTGGTGCTGGGACTGCAGGATCAACTGCGACAGGCAGTACAGAATGGGGACATGGAGACCTCCCACGGCATCTGTCGCATTGCTGTGGCTCTGGGCGAGAACCACTCCCG GGCCTTGCTGGACCAAGTGGAGCACTGGCAGAGCTTCCTGGCCCTCGTCAACATGATCATGTTCTGCACGGGCATCCCTGGCCACTTCCCTGTCAACGAGACCACCAGCTCCCTGACCCTCACCTTCTGGTACACACTGCAG GATGACATTCTGTCCTTTGAGGCAGAGAAACAGGCTGTGTACCAGCAGGTGTACCGGCCAGTCTACTTCCAGCTGGTGGATGTGCTTCTGCACAAGGCCCAGTTCCCTTCTGATGAAGAATATGGATTCTGGTCCTCAGATGAGAAGGAGCAGTTCCGAATTTACAG GGTGGACATCTCAGACACGCTCATGTATGTCTATGAGATGCTGGGGGCCGAGCTCCTCAGCAACCTCTATGACAAGCTGGGTCGTTTGCTCACCAGCTCAGAGGAGCCCTACTCCTGGCAG CACACAGAGGCCCTGCTCTATGGCTTCCAGTCCATCGCAGAGACCATTGATGTCAACTACTCCGACGTGGTGCCCGGGCTCATCGGCCTCATCCCGCGGATCAGCATCAGCAACGTGCAGCTGGCGGACACCGTCATGTTCACCATTG gAGCTCTGTCTGAGTGGCTGGCTGACCACCCCGTCATGATCAACAGCGTTCTACCCCTTGTGCTGCACGCCTTAGGCAATCCCGAGCTCTCTATCTCTTCTGTGTCCACCCTCAAGAAGATCTGCCGAGAGTGCAAGTATGACCTGCCGCCCTACGCTGCCAACATCGTGGCTGTCTCCCAG GATGTGCTGATGAAACAGATCCATAAG ACGAGCCAGTGCATGTGGCTGATGCAGGCACTGGGCTTCTTGCTGTCGGCCTTGCAAGTGGAGGAGATCCTTAAAAACCTGCACTCGCTCATCTCACCATATATCCAGCAGCTGGAGAAGCTGGCAGAAGAGATC CCTAATCCTTCCAACAAGCTGGCCATTGTCCACATCTTGGGGCTTCTCTCCAACCTCTTCACCACACTGGACGTCAGTCATCATGAGGATGATCATGAAGGCTCTGAGCTCCGGAAGCTGCCAGTGCCACAGGGACCCAACCCC GTGGTGGTGGTACTGCAGCAGGTCTTCCAGCTTATCCAGAAGGTGCTGAGCAAATGGCTGAATGATGCCCAGGTGGTAGAG GCGGTGTGCGCTATCTTTGAGAAGTCCGTTAAGACGCTGCTGGATGACTTTGCCCCCATGGTGCCACAGCTGTGTGAGATGCTGGGGCGGATGTACAGCACCATCCCCCAGGCCTCTGCTCTTGACCTCACTCGACAG CTGGTCCACATCTTTGCTCATGAGCCTGCCCACTTTCCCCCCATCGAGGCCCTCTTCCTGCTCGTCACCTCCGTCACACTCACCCTCTTCCAGCAAG GCTCTGAAGCGGAAGCCAGATTTGTTCCTGTGTGA
- the IPO13 gene encoding importin-13 isoform X2 — MERREEQPGAAGAGAAPALDFTVENVEKALHQLYYDPNIENKNLAQKWLMQAQASPQAWHFSWQLLQPDKVPEIQYFGASALHIKISRYWSDIPTDQYESLKAQLFTQITRFASGSKIVLTRLCVALASLALSMMPDAWPCAVADMVRLFQAEDSPVDSQGRCLALLELLTVLPEEFQTSRLPQYRKSLVRTSLAVECGAVFPLLEQLLQQPSSPSCVRQKVLKCFSSWVQLEVPLQDCEALIQAAFAALQDSELFDSSVEAIVNAISQPDAQRYVNTLLKLIPLVLGLQDQLRQAVQNGDMETSHGICRIAVALGENHSRALLDQVEHWQSFLALVNMIMFCTGIPGHFPVNETTSSLTLTFWYTLQDDILSFEAEKQAVYQQVYRPVYFQLVDVLLHKAQFPSDEEYGFWSSDEKEQFRIYRVDISDTLMYVYEMLGAELLSNLYDKLGRLLTSSEEPYSWQHTEALLYGFQSIAETIDVNYSDVVPGLIGLIPRISISNVQLADTVMFTIGALSEWLADHPVMINSVLPLVLHALGNPELSISSVSTLKKICRECKYDLPPYAANIVAVSQDVLMKQIHKTSQCMWLMQALGFLLSALQVEEILKNLHSLISPYIQQLEKLAEEIPNPSNKLAIVHILGLLSNLFTTLDVSHHEDDHEGSELRKLPVPQGPNPVVVVLQQVFQLIQKVLSKWLNDAQVVEAVCAIFEKSVKTLLDDFAPMVPQLCEMLGRMYSTIPQASALDLTRQLVHIFAHEPAHFPPIEALFLLVTSVTLTLFQQGQKPLAVIPAPQSLRPSA; from the exons ATGGAGCGGCGGGAGGAGCAGCCGGGGGCTGCAGGGGCTGGAGCAGCACCAGCCTTGGACTTCACGGTGGAGAACGTGGAGAAG GCGCTGCACCAGCTCTACTATGACCCCAACATTGAGAACAAGAACCTGGCTCAAAAGTGGCTGATGCAGGCCCAGGCGTCCCCTCAGGCCTGGCACTTCAGCTGGCAGCTCCTGCAGCCGGACAAGGTGCCTGAGATCCAGTACTTTGGGGCCAGTGCCCTACACATCAAGATCTCTCGCTACTGGAGTGACATCCCTACTGACCAGTATGAGAGCCTAAAGGCACAGCTCTTCACCCAGATCACCCGCTTTGCCAGTGGCTCCAAGATTGTGCTGACTCGGCTGTGCGTGGCACTGGCCTCACTGGCTCTCAGCATGATGCCCGACGCTTGGCCATGTGCTGTGGCAGATATGGTACGGCTGTTCCAGGCCGAGGACTCACCGGTGGATAGCCAGGGCCGCTGCCTGGCCCTGCTGGAGCTGCTGACAGTGCTGCCCGAGGAGTTCCAGACCAGCCGCCTGCCCCAGTATCGCAAAAGCCTGGTGCGGACCAGCCTGGCAGTGGAGTGTGGGGCTGTCTTCCCACTGCTGGAGCAGCTGCTGCAGCAGCCCAGCTCACCCAGCTGTGTGCGTCAGAAGGTGCTCAAGTGCTTTTCCAGCTGGGTGCAGCTGGAGGTACCGCTGCAAGACTGCGAGGCGCTCATTCAGGCTGCCTTCGCGGCTCTGCAGGACTCAGAGCTCTTTGACAGCAGTGTGGAGGCCATTGTCAATGCCATCTCACAGCCTGATGCCCAGAG GTATGTGAACACACTCCTGAAACTCATCCCACTGGTGCTGGGACTGCAGGATCAACTGCGACAGGCAGTACAGAATGGGGACATGGAGACCTCCCACGGCATCTGTCGCATTGCTGTGGCTCTGGGCGAGAACCACTCCCG GGCCTTGCTGGACCAAGTGGAGCACTGGCAGAGCTTCCTGGCCCTCGTCAACATGATCATGTTCTGCACGGGCATCCCTGGCCACTTCCCTGTCAACGAGACCACCAGCTCCCTGACCCTCACCTTCTGGTACACACTGCAG GATGACATTCTGTCCTTTGAGGCAGAGAAACAGGCTGTGTACCAGCAGGTGTACCGGCCAGTCTACTTCCAGCTGGTGGATGTGCTTCTGCACAAGGCCCAGTTCCCTTCTGATGAAGAATATGGATTCTGGTCCTCAGATGAGAAGGAGCAGTTCCGAATTTACAG GGTGGACATCTCAGACACGCTCATGTATGTCTATGAGATGCTGGGGGCCGAGCTCCTCAGCAACCTCTATGACAAGCTGGGTCGTTTGCTCACCAGCTCAGAGGAGCCCTACTCCTGGCAG CACACAGAGGCCCTGCTCTATGGCTTCCAGTCCATCGCAGAGACCATTGATGTCAACTACTCCGACGTGGTGCCCGGGCTCATCGGCCTCATCCCGCGGATCAGCATCAGCAACGTGCAGCTGGCGGACACCGTCATGTTCACCATTG gAGCTCTGTCTGAGTGGCTGGCTGACCACCCCGTCATGATCAACAGCGTTCTACCCCTTGTGCTGCACGCCTTAGGCAATCCCGAGCTCTCTATCTCTTCTGTGTCCACCCTCAAGAAGATCTGCCGAGAGTGCAAGTATGACCTGCCGCCCTACGCTGCCAACATCGTGGCTGTCTCCCAG GATGTGCTGATGAAACAGATCCATAAG ACGAGCCAGTGCATGTGGCTGATGCAGGCACTGGGCTTCTTGCTGTCGGCCTTGCAAGTGGAGGAGATCCTTAAAAACCTGCACTCGCTCATCTCACCATATATCCAGCAGCTGGAGAAGCTGGCAGAAGAGATC CCTAATCCTTCCAACAAGCTGGCCATTGTCCACATCTTGGGGCTTCTCTCCAACCTCTTCACCACACTGGACGTCAGTCATCATGAGGATGATCATGAAGGCTCTGAGCTCCGGAAGCTGCCAGTGCCACAGGGACCCAACCCC GTGGTGGTGGTACTGCAGCAGGTCTTCCAGCTTATCCAGAAGGTGCTGAGCAAATGGCTGAATGATGCCCAGGTGGTAGAG GCGGTGTGCGCTATCTTTGAGAAGTCCGTTAAGACGCTGCTGGATGACTTTGCCCCCATGGTGCCACAGCTGTGTGAGATGCTGGGGCGGATGTACAGCACCATCCCCCAGGCCTCTGCTCTTGACCTCACTCGACAG CTGGTCCACATCTTTGCTCATGAGCCTGCCCACTTTCCCCCCATCGAGGCCCTCTTCCTGCTCGTCACCTCCGTCACACTCACCCTCTTCCAGCAAG GCCAGAAGCCTTTGGCTGTGATCCCAGCCCCCCAGTCACTACGGCCCTCTGCCTGA